The Solidesulfovibrio fructosivorans JJ] genome contains a region encoding:
- a CDS encoding CBS domain-containing protein codes for MLVADLMTSQLRCLRESDSLADAIALMQELFVRHIPITDADGQLAGLVTQRDLLSLENKKDPVTALRDVMCTDLVTVAPDTSLRAAAETMIYNKFGCLPVVEDGRLVGIITETDFLKLAIFPIAPRRDES; via the coding sequence ATGCTTGTAGCCGATTTGATGACCAGCCAATTACGCTGCCTTCGCGAGTCGGACAGCCTGGCCGACGCCATAGCCCTCATGCAGGAACTTTTCGTCCGCCATATCCCGATTACGGACGCGGACGGGCAACTCGCGGGGCTCGTGACCCAGCGCGACCTGTTGTCCCTGGAAAACAAAAAGGACCCGGTCACGGCGCTTCGGGACGTCATGTGCACGGACCTGGTGACCGTGGCCCCGGACACATCCCTGCGCGCGGCGGCCGAAACCATGATCTACAACAAGTTCGGCTGCCTGCCCGTGGTCGAAGACGGCCGGTTGGTCGGCATCATCACGGAAACCGATTTTCTCAAGCTCGCCATTTTCCCCATCGCTCCCCGGCGCGACGAGTCGTAA